A region of the Salvelinus namaycush isolate Seneca chromosome 13, SaNama_1.0, whole genome shotgun sequence genome:
AAATCTGATCATACCTTTGACGTTGACCCTGTGAAGCTCACTGTAGACCACCTTCCCGGTGACGTCTATGAGGGACGCAGTGTGGAAGACTAGCGATGCTCCCTTGCACGCTCTCCTCAGCAGCTCACTATCACTAATGTCCCCCTCAAATACACTTACCAGCGTGTCCCCTCTGATCTCTGACAACAAACCAATCAGAGAAGAAACAAACCAAAGAAAAGTTGTAAAATATCAATATTTACACTAACCCTAGtagtgagagagaaaagaaggagaGCTGGTAAAGTATTTACCTTCCAGACACTGTATGAGTTGTGGTCGGACATGTATGTCCAGCATACGGATCTCTGTGAGCTTGTCTTCCTCCAGCAGCAGTCGGACCAGCCTCTCTCCCAGGAACCCACAGGCTCCTgtcaccacacacacatcaccttGCAGAGACATGGCCCAGTCCAAACTCTGAACCTACTACCCCTTTCAGAAAACTCCCTTTCCTAGGCACTGGGAATGACCAATGCTCTTTGTCCCGTCCTAAAACTCCTCTGCTATCCCGGGGGCATGGCAGACACTAACTTAACACCCCTCTCTGAAAACTCCCCTTTTCTAGCCTGAGGGAATGTGCTAGAAGTGCCGGTAACTGCCACTCTGGGGTGAGAAGTGAGGCAAGGTCTACAGGCAGGCATacgcagagagggagggaggacagggatgTTTTATTTCCCAGTATCTGCCAAGGACGGACGCCAAGGCTACAGGTCCCAGACCAGCCATGGAAAACAAAAGACTTGAATGTCAAGGCGACGTCTGACTAACAATTTGTTTTTGTCTCCTGTTGACAGTGATAAACTGACCAGAGTCAGTTTATCAGATTTAGTGGCTCTGGCTGGTTTATTTTGACAGGCTTGGCCACTGATTCTCTACATGCTCTATAAAACATCTATATATTCATCCTGTGTCATTTATTCCAGATTTTAAACCTAATCCAGATCTGCATTAGGATCAGCTTGGTCATGAGTAGCATATGTTGAAGTAGTTTTATCCTCTCATAAACTGCCAAGTGTATGTGATTGCAGGTGGTTTTGTGACATTTTGAACAGCTCAAGATTCTAGAGTAACATACTGGACATGTCTGTTATGGGAGGGTTTTAAAAAGATGGTTTAGGTGTCTGTTGAGTTTGTTTCCAGGTTCATAAGCTCTCCATCTCCCTGTGATAGCAGACGTGTTAGTAGACCTTGGTCTGGTATTAGGGCCTCCCTCTCTGCTGTCTTATCTGGAGGATGAAGGATAATGTCACTGTGCCAAGGCCACAGCTGAAACATGCAAAGACCTCCATGTTCAACTCACATCCCTTCAACTCAATCAACCCCTCTAGACTAGTTAGTGGGATGACATGTTAGATTGTGTGGTGTTTGGTTTGACTTGAAAATGATAATTCATAGTATGCATTTTAATTTCTTAAAATACACTAGTCATTCATATACAATACAAAATACTATTTTATCAATCAAACATAATTTAAGCCATCATTTACAGTTTGAAAATACAATGCCAAAAGTTAAAAACATAAGTGTTTCACATTAAAGAGCATAGCAGAAGTCACTCAGATACAAAGATAGTTCCAACAAAATAGACTCAAGGAGTGGAAACTAATAGTCAGTCAACTACATGTACAGTCAGTCAACCACATAGCTAAGGAGGCAGTGAGACCTAGGGATTTGAACCAAAATGATTTCCCAATCATTTTGTCCTGAAGAGAACCACTTTGTTGTTGTTCCGTTACACTGTTCTGACCagaaaaataaagttctgaactggTTTTAACCCCCCCAAAAAGTCCTGGTTTATATCATTCCTTTCGTTTCTTTTTTAACCTGTGAAatcaacagttttttttttacatttagctcattaaattacttcaccaatcagtgtggaTAGAACAGGCAAACTAGTTGTTTACATGCGTGACGGACAGAAATGCAGCCTATAACGGAAGATGCAACTGATATTTTACGGGTGGGgagagagggttgaggaggaggcttgaagatctgggcatcttgttatgacatgcattatctgaattaggtccacagaattatacctatgAGTAGCGGCTTGTATGGAGAAACTGACTGTCCTTTGAGCTAGCTTGCTAACAAGCTTGAGCTAGATAGCTAACAAACTCGTGTGCGCAGAGCGGCACCAGAATAAAAAacatcttacctttttgtagttaataaattcAACATGAAACTTGATAACTGGgtctatagtatccttaactagcattgaaaaagagaatccattcttctctaacTTAAAAAaatctctccctgtcttctgaatcacgcttgtaacgtcagagggggggggggcaggtagcctaaacaCTCAAAATCACAGGCAAAGATTTATCTTGCAGGGAGACACTGGAATATGTTTCttagtgacagagtgagggctttgcatagacactttgttgcatttttttgtgGGACAAGAAAAAAATGCCAGGAAAgtaaaataacgttattaaccgGTTGCCATGCCTTTAAAAAATAACGGTTCAGTTCCGGAACAGTATGGATCACTTTCGTTCCCGGTTCCATTTCTGTTcttttaaatgttttgttattttccggttttctgttgtgtttcctgaaccggttccaaccccttgTGGGATCTATTTGAGAAATTCTACTGCACATTTTCCACTTCTCCCACAAAAAAGTCACATTTTCCAGCATCACAAACACAGAGAAGCTAAATCTATATGTTCTTGATCTCAGCTTTCAGTTCTTGGCAGTGTCCAGCGGGCACTCCTGCATTTGGCCGTCGTCTACGGCACCCTCAGGCAGATGCACGGTCATGGTGCAGGCCCGGATGCCGCCCAGGGGTTCCAGCACGTTGAACACCCGGTCCCACTCGTCCTTCTCTGGGTCGTAGCGCTGCACGATGTCCACCATGCAGCGGCTGTTCCAGGAGTAGCCCCCAACCACGTAGATCTGGCCCTGGAGCACGGCCACCCCTACATCACTCTGGCCCCGTGGCATGGCCGCCACCACCGTCCACTGGTCCACCTGGGGGAAGATATAAAACGCAGGTCTGAGCTCTAAATGGTCTCAGAAGTCCGCATTTCTCCAAATGCCATTGGTTCCTTGTTAGGTCGTAATTTTCACACAACCCAGAAAGTTCCTAAAACtttaagggaaagggggatacctagtcagttgtacaacaatgcattcaacttccgcatttaacccaacccctctgaatcagagaggtgcggggggctgccttaatcgacatccacgtcgtcggcacccagggaacagtgggttaacggccttgctcaggggcagaatgacagattttttaccttgtcagcttggggattcaatccagcaaccttttgtttactggcccaatgctctaaccactaggctacctgaccatCAAACTCAGGACTTAGTTAAGTAACAGTTAGGATTAGAGTAAGGTTTCGGGAAAGTGGTACATTTCTTATCATATTGTTGGGACTAAAATCAGGGCCTTTGCCTTGTTTCACCTCAGGGCTGTAGAATTCACAGTTAAGTACGTCATCATAGTCGCTGCTGCCCCGGAAGTGGTTCCCTCCCATCACATAGAGCCGGTCACCCACTGTGCACATGCAGTGTAGGCCACGCAGTTCCATCATGTCGGCACGGCGACTCCATGCGTCAGTCTCAGGGTCATAACACAACAGCTCCTTCTGGAACGTGTCCCGTGTGATTCCGCCTGTTGGATCAGTGAATTGACATTGGTTTCATtattagatactgtagatactatgAGAACATGTTTACTAAAATACTATTTTATGTCTACAAACTAGTATACTATGGTTTTAATAATAAGACAAACATTTTAATTTCAATCCATAAACCATGGTCAGAGAGAGTTTATTAGCTACTGCTAAATCAGCAGTTACTCTTtttggggtccacacaaaacattaaACAGGACATAATACAGagcattaatagacaagaacagcttaaggacagaactacataaatgtAAAATAAGAATACATTCATATAAGTATGCCTTAACATTCCATGCATCATATGCTCATACTCATCAATGTTAATGGCAATACTGCAGCCATTCATTTTTTCTCCTACTTTCTAAGCAGGCCCTGATATTCTATTCTCACAGCACCAGTGTTCTGTAAACAACAGAAAATCTCACAACATTAGGAAGACACACTGTTTCACACGATCGGTGTCCTTGCTGCTTCCGTCTGACGTCAATACTATGCATAATCATGTGAAGTTCCAACGAGGTCGTTGACTCCAGCTCACTTCCCCTGACTTTAACAGATCCATGGAGTTCAAGGGGAAGGCAGTGTAACTTTGGTAGTAAATGTGAAGGATGGACCATGAGAAGGAAAGACTGATGGTGTAGGGAACTGAACTGTGAGCCGGTGGTCAGGTGTTTTCCTACACATACTGTCAACCACCAGCGTAGAGTGGGATAGGAGCAGTAATGTGAAAACcagaaatgtttgggtctgaACAGGAAGGACGTGGTCTGGTGCTGCGAGCTGCAGAGAGCTGTGGCCATTACCCAGGCTCCCAGTGTCCGGTCTGGAGTGTGAAGTCACGAGCTCTGCTGGTCGGCTACTGTATAGCAATGTAGCAGTGCCGAAAGCCCTAGTCTGCCCTAGAAAGCCTATGTAAATTATGATTGCCAGAACGGCCAAACACAAAAAATGTAGACGACCGTTTTGGCCTCTAAAATGTGTTTATTATGATCAAGTTCGATCCCCACTGTGAATTATTTTAAAGTTCGCTAGAAATCGAGATATTTAATTAAATGgtgatccattctgactactacATTTGTAGTCACACAGGTCCACATGCTGAAACAGAACAATCACGGGCAGGCAGGCTACGAGGAGACTCCCGgttgactctctcaggcaggatgAAAACGACTACATTGACCATGATACTTTGCGTGCTAGGGCCACTTCCATCATGATCCTTTGCGATTTTTTTTGGTGCCATTCAGCCCAcatgaggttggtggcaccttatttggggaggacgggctcgtggtaatcgCTGGAAAGGTATAAGTGGAAAGGTAATAAGTGGAAAGGTATTaacaacatcaaacacatggtttccatttgtTTGATGCTATTCgatttgctccattccagccattattatgagccaacctctcctcagcagcctccactgattcagCCCCATTCAGCAATATGGTGGCTTCAAATTCAAATACTTCCGGCTTTATGCGCAATCGGGAGTTTTCCATAGGAATACATGGATGGCGTCAGCGCTATCACTATctactggttttaatgtctatgccATTAACCCATTACCAGAGGagtctggtgggaggagctataggaggacatgctcattgtaatggctggaagggAATAAAgggaacagtatcaaacatatggaaaccacgtttgactacattccatttattccattccagccattacaatgagcccgtactcctatagctcctcccaccagcctcttctGCACATTACACCCTCCTCTACATGTTCCATAACACCTCCAATGGAATCCACCTGCTTTTTGGGCTCAAACTACTAAACCACTGTTTAAATGATTGCAGATTAAAAATGATACATTTTCTACATGCACTTTCAAAACATGCGTTCAGAATAAGCTGTTTTCTGGCTGTCTGTGTGCAATAAATTTACACAATTGCTCTTCAGAGAGCTGCGGTTAACCTCGTCGGAAAATAAGTCTACTCTGACCCATTTCAACCAAAGGTCTTTGTGTTTCCTGGCCTTCATAGTTGCTAGGAGACCGACATAGAAATCGACCAAGATGAGaatgagaaccttccagaactaCTATGTTTTATTAAAGTCTATCAAAGTTGTTAATTGACAAGAGTGGATTAAAACATGTAAACAACACAGCCTTTGTTTGAATTCATTAACTCAAAACCTCTCCAGTCTGAGCTGATTTTATCAGGACAACAATCACAGTCAATTCAGGCCTTCACATTGTAGGTTTTAACAGTTTGGTAAGTTTGTATGTAACTACCAGTGGTCTGAGAAACTCACCTGAGACATACATCAGGTCACCATGGACTGTCCCAGCATGCCCGTAGTGGGGGTCGACCATGGGCGACACGAATGTCCACTCGTTCCTTCTGAGGTTGTAGCACTCCACGGTGTCTGAAGGAGTAAAAAACATAACTTCACTCAAGATGCACCTTAAAGATCATAATCCCTTGGAATTTATTGATATTTCTGTGTAACAGATTGCAGTAAAAACCTATCCAGTACACTTAGTGACTCACCGATCTCTCCTGAGGCGTTCCGGCCCCCAACAGCATACAGCTTCCCTTTCAGGGTGCTCAGGTGGAAGAAGGTTCTCTTCTCGTTGAGCGAGGCCACCTGCAGCCACCGGTCGAAGCGTGGGTCGTAGAGGTAGGCGCTGTCCACCGCCGTCTTGCCCTTGGTGTCGTAGGTGCTCTGGCCACCTACGATATAGAGAAAGCCCCCGAGCAGGGCCACGCCGTGCTGGTAGCGGGGAACCTCCATAGGCCTCAGCGCCCTCCAATGGCCGATCTCCTCATCATACAGTCTCAGCTCCCTGCTCACCACCAGCTGCTGCCTCATCACCCCGCCTAGCGCCAGCAGGTGTTTGGCGTCTGACCGGATGCGTGTGCGCTCCGTCTGTAAGGAAGGCTGGAGGAAGGGCATCATCTGGTAGTTGCTGGCCTCTAGCAGGAGGTTGACGCAGGCCGTGTCCGAGCGCATCATGGCCGCTCCGCCATCATCGCGTCCCTCATCCTCCTGGGAGATCTCGAGCAGCTCGGTGGGGGTCATGAGGGGGAAGCGGACCTGGCGCATCAGGGAGTAGGCGGCGGAGCGGCGGGTGGGGGGGTCGTGGTCCAGCCAGGAGCGGGCGATGCGGTACAGCTCCATCTCAGAGAAGCCCTTGAGGCTGTCACTGGCCAGGGCATTGGCCAGGCTGGGCTGAGAGAGCTTCAGGTAGCGGCCAGACTGTAGCAGCGCTGACAGGTTCTGACATACAAACTTCCCAATGTGGGCCTGTACATCCTCCAGGAGCAGGTCCCCGGCGATGCGCTCCACCTCCACACAGTTATCAATGGTGATCTGCCACACAAACAGGTAAACAGACAAGACTGGATGAACTTGTGAAGGGTCTCCTGTCTTTACATTGGCCAAACTTTCCACTGTCTCTTCAATCCACCCATCCACCTGCCCATTGtttatggggcggcaggtggttagcgcgttgggccagtaaccgaaagattgctggatcgaatccccagtgggttaacaaggcagttaacccactgttcaccggtaggcggtcattgtaaataagaatttgttcttagctgacttgcctagttaaataaaggtgaaatgaaaaatgtaaaaaaatatgtttcagTAACAGTAGGTAACCGGATTCACTAACCTCAGTGCTGAGCAGCTTGTTGCAGAAGCTGAGGACGGGGAGGACCTGGAGGAAGTTGGCAGCCTCCAGAGTGTCCTGCAGGTTGGCCATGCTCAGACTCAGCCGGGATGTGTAGATGAACTCTATGATGTTCTTCAGACCTGTTTTACTCACCCCATGGAGCTTAATCTCCCTCATATCCTGTTCTCTCATACCCcctagagagagggagcgaggaaaAGGGAGAGATATAGAGTGTGGATGCTGTTACAGTTAATGGTGTAAGAGTGCAAGTATATTTTAACATTGTGAGATGTAAAAAGAGGACGTTTTAAGTCAAGGTGTCAGTGTCCTTATCTGGAATTTGTTCCTTACCACATTCACCTTTATGGTGGTTGGTCTGAGTGGACGTGATGAGTGCAAGTACAGTAAGAGAGAGACTTTCATTAGCTCAGCCCTGAACTCGTCTGTGAAACAATCTTACATACTTAGGATCATTGATCCTTTGGGAGCATATGCCCTCGACAAATCCTCTCCACCACACATTGTAAAACAATCACCAgtaattcaaaaggcactcgcacagttgaataaaatgagaaaaaaagAAGGAACccacacactgctcttgatagtatcactgatctttaataaaCTGTATGTATCGGCCTCACGGTCTACGTCAGAGCTTTGGTGAGTTTTTTAAATTAGCGCCCTTATGTAGACCTAGTCCCACCCACATTCGTTCCACGCGTCGAATGGGGTTGAAGTCGAAggaaaacaaataagtgctaccaaatataacaatatgcatttcataaatattcttataaagtgtgtacataaaaacacgtctgtaaaaccacaatgaggacatcgacctaccaagcaagttttcataaatcattgggtacAGCGCAAGAAAAACGTCAGTGTAATCTGAAATAGGGgcataattcatgttcaaatttACAGCATAACATACAttggcatttcatcattaagacctttaggaaataatgtccgGAGGGTGAACATCCAAAAACATTATCTTTTGCTCAGAGTATTATTTATATCAcgtcccctgtctgatatcttaactttctctatgccacaaaatctaaaagGTAGAAAGGTCATGTTttaggtcattaaaatgtactgcgactggataatccctgtagTTTCTCCTAATTGAACGTTTATGTTCAATGATTCTCTCTTTGAGAGAACAAGAGGTTTTACCGGCATAGCAGAGCCCACATTgacatttaataatgtaaataacatggagcacgtaataatgtaatttatttggaaccgttttcccgtgtgtgggtggcagaaatattaacacttcatcatattgttgcactgtgcgcaACCTCTGCATTTATAGCTTCCATTCGGAAGAGGGCGTAAAAGAgcctggctgattttcttttgtggctggcagttcAGTTGGCATGGACCAATTTATTgcgtaaattgcgacctctcctatatACAACAAGTAGTGGATTCTTAAATTCAGCAGGCAAAGCTGGGTCCGATGATAAAAcatgccagtgtttcttgacaGCATCTCCCACGTTTCGCGAGTTCAAAGTATATGTGGTTGTGAACATTACAGAGTGTTCTTTAGCTCTAGTTGGTCTttttttgtagcagttcatctcgCGTTTTCCCCAATGCCAAATTAagagcttcatccacacattgtggAGAATAGCCTCTTCTTAGAAACGTATTGCGCATCTCCGCTGCTTTTTCTAGATAGTCCTCTGTGGAGTGGCATATCCCGAGCAGTCTGAAGAACTGGCTTCTTGGAAGTCCTCTTTTTAATGCCTCAGGATGGAAGCTGTccccctgtaatatagtatttatGTCCGTTTCTTTTCTATACATAGCtgtaaacagggttccatttgatttctcaaTCCACATATCGAGGTAATGAACACGTTTAGTGTCACATTCAATAGTGAATTTGCGATTGGGGTCAATGTCATTGAGTAATGCCATAAAGTCTGACAGCTCTTTTCCCGTTCCTCCCCATATGCAAAAAAATGTCGTCAATATATCGATACCACTTCAGGACTTTATTAAAAAATAGATGTTCGTTTTCATTATTAACAAAACGTTCTTCAAAAAGACCCACATAAAGGACCGAGGTAAACACAGACTCTGGTTGGATATTCGCCTGTAGTTTTCCTTAcgtccaccaacagcagttagggaccgtcaacatagtgacaaatcTCATTTTTCAAATTTTAATAGCTCTTTAACCTTTACTCCTAAAACTTTCAAAACTGGTTCTAGCTAACCCGatggcatagacacacattgcacacacttTTTTTGGTCGATTTACATCTCACACGATTTTAAAttatttcaatagctccttggtcatgtgacctactgacttcaaacaaggttcagaatgtacactcggtgggcctacacattgcacaccctttagtttgtccattttcatctctcacaattttacatgaattttcaatgtttctaatttcaatagctccatggtcatgtgacctactgacctcaaatTACTTTCAGAATGTCCACGGACTGGTTGAGATGGGCGCCGTGAGGCATCCAGTGTGGTAACACGACCGATCCCGGAgaagttctcttttctttgtgaagggcagggcgccctggaatgggttcgccccgagagaggggcccaagccctggaaatCGTCACGGTTtcggcggcgtccggtgagctctccctggcccttgaaaatccgggggagacGGTGCAAATCTCACGCAGGGCGGTACCtatatccgcagcaggtctccaagggGAACAGCCTCTGGAATGTTATAACAATGTAGGTAAGGGAAGTTGGCAAAAAAGGTCTGTAACTccgggataaggattggctctaagggctgggttGGTCGGGCTGGGGTGCGAAGCAGGGCTGGGCTAGAGCCGCGGCTAGGGGAGCAGTCGCTCCGTCGCCCTCCTCTCAGCACCATTGGAAGTTTGTTGTTCGGCCCATCTCACGGTCTCTCGTGTGGTCTCGCAAGGGGCTGCGTGCGGGGGTTCGTCAGGGTGGTGCCCGTCGGCGGGCCGAAGGCGGACCGGTGGGGGGTTGGGTCCGGCGGCGGCAACTCTGGACACAcgccgggcccttctcgcggattTCCCTAGCTACGACGCTCGCCGGCCCCACACATTGTAGGTGGGGAGGTCTCCTCTACGCTCACTAGACTTGAGGCGGAGACTAAACCCATTGGTCCCACAGTGATAGGGCATTGCATGGATCTGTCTCATGCCCTACGATGTGGGGATAGGTATCTCCAGCTTGTCTGGGGAGGGAGGCCTACATCTGATATGGGTAGTACTATCCACGCCCATTGCTTTGCTGTGGAACCATAAAACAGACGGAAGAAGCCTAGGTTCCCACTGGGCACGGATCACTGAATGTCAACTTGATGAAACTCAAAGGAGCGTACCCACCTGACGCGGTCGCACTCAAATCACTCGTGGGGTGACTGTGACCCCCTCATGTCAAAGTGAGGAATATCGATGAAGCGCTGGTAAAGGTGGTTCCTATGGCTCTGTCCCGGAGGGCTGACTGGGCAAGCAAATGATTTAAAGGGGATGATTATTTTCTGTTGCTTCTTCCGACACCCGGTCGATGGTGCCGCTAGATACTGCGAGGAGTATTTGCTTCTCAAGCCTATAAGTATTGCGCTGGCACTTGATGTTGATTGGGTGTAAAAACCCAGTTAAAGTCCGCTGAAGGTTAATAGCGGCAACTGATGTCCAGTTTGTAAGACAGAAAAGCCTCTGATGATACCACCGGTCGTGACTTGAATGGATGTAAATTTGATGATATCTGACCGTAGCATGCAACCCTTCACATTCGCACTCAAACCACCTTCGGGGTGGCTGTGACCCAGTTATGTCAAATTGAGGAAATTCGATGAAGCGGGGGAAAACGGCGAGACATAATTAAGAGTCTCgaggtagccaaatgcctcgtcatctaattagtgatgCGCAGTCCTCTGGTGGGACAGTGAGTCAGGTTGGGACTCGCTGTGGAAGTCAAGGCCTGAAGGGCTGTAGTTCCAGGGAGAAAGCTATACACTCTCAGGCCCAAGGAGAGGGCAGGCAGGCATGCAGGGAGTGTAGGCCTAGAGGCCAGGAGTCAGAGGTCACCAGGTCAATGGGGGCCTGCCTGGAGGTCAGGAAGGCCCCAGGGAGAAGTCCCAAGTGAATAGGCGTGTGAGTGACACTGTCCTTCACGGGGGCAGAGCAGGCAAATTAATGTAAaatcgtgtgagatgaaaattgacaaacaaaagggtgtgcaatgtgtaggcccactgagtgtacattctgaatattgtttgaagtcagtaggtcacatgaccaaggagctattgaaattagaaaGTAAAAAAATTGAATGTAAAAACGTGcaagatgaaaatggacaaactcaagggtgtgcaatatagaagggtagtcagtggacattctgcaccttgtttgaagtcagtaagtcatatgaccaaggagctattgaaattagaaaCATTGAAAAAGATAGAAAATTCATGAAAAATTGcttgagatgaaaatggacaaactaaagggtgtgaaatatgtaggcccactgagtgtacattctgaaccttgtttgagtccagtaggtcacatgaccaagaaGCTATTGAAACTCTAAAGTAAAACAAATCATGTAAAaacatgtgagatgaaaatggacaaacttaaAGGTGTGCaggcccactgagtgtacattctgaaccatgtttgaagtcagtaggtcacatgaccaaggagctattgaaattcaaatATAAAAAAGTTTGTACTTCGTTTACGGTCTCTAATTCAACTAGGAATAGAAAATGttgctcacatttccacatgtttattagctttTCAAAGCTAATTAAGGGTCAAATAgtgaaaataagacctgtgcaatgttgtgcgcaatttttccaacatcatgacacttatttggagtctgtggctcaagtggtttgagAGCTATTCAGGGTTGAAAGCACAAATATCCGttgaatatccaacctgaaactgtctttacctcggtaCATAAAGGTTAGCATAGCTCGGAGCGACTGTGGAGCCCATCTATGTTCCATTCGTTTGGAGATAGTGTTCATCATCAGACCTGAAATAGTAAGACTCTCGACATCTAATGTGACCAAAATACAGTCTTCTGTTAAACCCGTTATTAGTGAAATCTTGTTTATGAAGTCTACAGAGTCTTTCACATATGATGGCAATGCTTGcacataaataaaaaaaaaagagtcTACGAAGTTCGACAATGGCTCTACCATTGAGTCTATTCCTGCAACCACTGGTCTGCCTGGATAATTGCCTTGTTGTGTTTTAGGTTTGTGTAATTTTGACAAAATGTACAGGCACGTGTGGCACATTTACAGCAAAGGTATTCATATTCAGGTTTTGAGATAAGGTTATTTAATAGGGCTTGCTCCAGATTAGAGCATATATCCCTTTGGAACACCTGTGTGGAATCAACACTCCGTTTTCTATAGAAACATTCAT
Encoded here:
- the si:rp71-68n21.9 gene encoding kelch-like protein 9, with product MPEEGRPVRENLLKIITSRNLSQRGSRKSSKTPTEMGGSGEEKESVQGRFHRRLSRLGSRGSLREPPRPPPQPVQPSATSPPPAPAPVTATVDSPTPPAAKPPTPTAPAPKPLELPPKPTDISLKPSLPPRPLTRWFSSNEHGTTVLQGFELFRGDETLCDVILVPGDSSDTFPVHRVIMASASDYFKAMFTGGMREQDMREIKLHGVSKTGLKNIIEFIYTSRLSLSMANLQDTLEAANFLQVLPVLSFCNKLLSTEITIDNCVEVERIAGDLLLEDVQAHIGKFVCQNLSALLQSGRYLKLSQPSLANALASDSLKGFSEMELYRIARSWLDHDPPTRRSAAYSLMRQVRFPLMTPTELLEISQEDEGRDDGGAAMMRSDTACVNLLLEASNYQMMPFLQPSLQTERTRIRSDAKHLLALGGVMRQQLVVSRELRLYDEEIGHWRALRPMEVPRYQHGVALLGGFLYIVGGQSTYDTKGKTAVDSAYLYDPRFDRWLQVASLNEKRTFFHLSTLKGKLYAVGGRNASGEIDTVECYNLRRNEWTFVSPMVDPHYGHAGTVHGDLMYVSGGITRDTFQKELLCYDPETDAWSRRADMMELRGLHCMCTVGDRLYVMGGNHFRGSSDYDDVLNCEFYSPEVDQWTVVAAMPRGQSDVGVAVLQGQIYVVGGYSWNSRCMVDIVQRYDPEKDEWDRVFNVLEPLGGIRACTMTVHLPEGAVDDGQMQECPLDTAKN